Proteins found in one Sphingobium sp. V4 genomic segment:
- a CDS encoding septal ring lytic transglycosylase RlpA family protein has protein sequence MRFLTRMAWAVPALALAACAGGDFRPVSDSPVRIGPPYTVRGVTYVPTADPGYDMLGYASWYGSESGNRTANGERFRARWITAAHVSLPLPSYVEVTSLETGRTILVRINDRGPFAGRGRIIDLSRGAAEQLGIRALGHAAVRVRVVDPAEKDRARLRKGKPARERPGLPAGALANLRAQLRDAGR, from the coding sequence ATGCGCTTCTTGACCAGAATGGCATGGGCAGTCCCGGCTCTGGCGCTTGCGGCCTGTGCCGGGGGCGATTTCCGCCCCGTCAGCGACAGCCCCGTGCGGATCGGGCCGCCCTATACGGTGCGGGGCGTCACCTATGTGCCGACCGCCGATCCTGGCTATGACATGCTCGGCTACGCCAGCTGGTATGGTTCGGAATCGGGCAATCGCACCGCCAATGGCGAAAGGTTCCGGGCCAGGTGGATCACCGCCGCGCATGTCAGCCTGCCTTTGCCGAGCTATGTCGAGGTGACGTCGCTGGAAACCGGGCGGACCATCCTGGTCCGGATCAATGATCGCGGCCCTTTTGCCGGGCGCGGACGGATCATCGACCTGTCGCGCGGGGCGGCGGAGCAACTGGGGATACGCGCGCTGGGCCATGCGGCGGTGCGGGTGCGGGTGGTCGATCCGGCGGAAAAGGATCGCGCCCGCTTGCGCAAGGGCAAGCCGGCGCGGGAGCGCCCCGGCCTTCCGGCGGGTGCGCTTGCCAATCTGCGCGCGCAGCTTCGGGATGCGGGGCGCTGA
- a CDS encoding HU family DNA-binding protein, which produces MNKQDLISAVAESSGLSKNDATKAVEGVFDAITGALKKGDEVRLVGFGTFSVSQRKASTGRNPRTGETMTIKASAQPKFKAGKGLKDSVN; this is translated from the coding sequence ATGAACAAGCAGGATCTGATCAGCGCGGTTGCTGAAAGCAGCGGCCTCAGCAAGAATGACGCGACCAAGGCGGTCGAGGGCGTGTTCGACGCCATTACCGGCGCTCTGAAGAAGGGCGACGAAGTGCGCCTGGTCGGTTTCGGTACTTTCTCGGTTTCGCAGCGCAAGGCTTCCACCGGTCGCAATCCGCGTACCGGCGAAACGATGACCATCAAGGCTTCGGCCCAGCCGAAGTTCAAGGCTGGCAAGGGTCTGAAGGACTCGGTCAACTAA